The proteins below are encoded in one region of Pseudomonas helmanticensis:
- a CDS encoding dienelactone hydrolase family protein, with protein sequence MRLFLALTLLAISSLTQAAIKTEEIPYQSADGTNLIGYYAYDDAIKGARPGVVVVHEWWGLNDYAKRRARDLAGLGYSALAIDMYGEGKNTEHPKDAMAFMQAATADAAASSKRFDAGLNLLKKQPQTDVNKIAAIGYCFGGGVVLNAARQGEPLAGVVSFHGALATNTPATPGSVKAKVLVEHGALDSMVTPANVSAFKAEMDKAGADYTFVSLDGAKHGFTNPDADRLSHGDHGGPDIGYNKAADEKSWADMKAFFQKIFS encoded by the coding sequence ATGCGCCTGTTCCTCGCCCTCACGTTGCTGGCGATCAGCAGCCTCACCCAGGCTGCGATCAAGACTGAAGAAATCCCCTACCAGAGTGCCGACGGTACGAATCTGATCGGTTACTACGCCTATGACGACGCCATAAAAGGCGCGCGCCCCGGCGTGGTCGTGGTGCACGAATGGTGGGGCCTGAACGATTACGCCAAGCGCCGCGCGCGCGATCTCGCCGGGCTCGGCTACAGCGCGCTGGCAATCGATATGTACGGCGAAGGCAAGAACACCGAACACCCGAAAGATGCGATGGCGTTCATGCAGGCGGCGACGGCGGACGCGGCAGCCTCCAGCAAACGGTTTGACGCCGGGCTGAATTTGCTGAAGAAACAGCCACAGACCGACGTCAATAAAATCGCCGCTATCGGTTACTGCTTTGGCGGTGGCGTGGTGTTGAATGCAGCGCGTCAGGGTGAGCCGCTGGCCGGCGTGGTGAGTTTCCACGGTGCGCTGGCGACCAATACCCCGGCGACGCCTGGCAGCGTCAAGGCGAAAGTTCTGGTCGAGCATGGCGCGCTGGACAGCATGGTCACCCCGGCCAACGTCAGCGCATTCAAAGCGGAGATGGACAAGGCTGGCGCTGACTACACATTCGTCAGCCTCGATGGCGCCAAGCACGGGTTTACCAATCCGGACGCCGATCGCCTGAGCCATGGCGACCACGGCGGCCCAGACATCGGTTACAACAAGGCGGCCGATGAAAAATCCTGGGCGGACATGAAAGCGTTCTTCCAGAAAATCTTCAGCTAA
- a CDS encoding efflux transporter outer membrane subunit, with amino-acid sequence MKYMKRNWIWALPLPLLLGGCSALLHSEYRQPEVKTPAFWFGDASRERSLSVRERWWETFGDPRLNALVDDALARNNDLAVAALRVRRAALQARLTGTNITPDLDVGAGADWSRNLHRDNSSQRRFSTSSSVRYEVDLWGRLASTRDAAQWALLATDFDRRASALSLVGTTARLYWQIGLFNELARSARESIRYAEQTLQLVQSQRLAGAATGLEEAQAEQVLATQRAVLSDYLQQLEVARNALAIIFDQAPEHRFAELVQLPSATLASVPAGLPADLVDRRPDLQAAEWRLRQALSNYDATRASFYPSFTLTGGLTTGGSRELSQVLNNPVGLLGVGISLPFVQWNVRKYTVGISAVDYEAAIIDFRQSLYIALAEVENALSAQVQFADQGVRREQALVAAMKAEGLAEIRYRSGQTGIKEWLDLQESRRAAQISLAQNRFERLKAQMGLYLALGGGFAR; translated from the coding sequence ATGAAGTACATGAAGCGCAATTGGATCTGGGCATTGCCGTTGCCTTTGTTGTTGGGTGGCTGCAGCGCTCTGCTGCACAGCGAATACCGTCAACCGGAAGTCAAGACGCCGGCCTTCTGGTTTGGTGACGCATCCCGTGAGCGCTCATTGAGTGTGCGAGAGCGATGGTGGGAAACGTTTGGTGATCCACGTCTGAACGCCTTGGTCGACGACGCCCTAGCGCGCAATAACGATCTTGCAGTTGCTGCGCTCAGAGTGCGTCGGGCAGCGCTTCAGGCAAGACTCACCGGCACCAATATCACGCCCGATCTGGACGTGGGGGCGGGGGCGGACTGGAGCAGGAATCTACATCGAGACAACTCAAGTCAGCGTCGATTCTCCACGAGTTCGTCGGTGCGTTACGAAGTCGACTTGTGGGGGCGGCTGGCGAGTACGCGTGATGCCGCGCAATGGGCGCTATTGGCGACCGACTTTGACCGGCGTGCCAGTGCGCTGAGCCTGGTGGGTACGACAGCGCGCCTGTATTGGCAGATCGGCCTGTTCAACGAACTGGCCCGGTCTGCACGGGAAAGTATCCGGTACGCCGAACAGACGTTGCAACTGGTGCAGTCCCAACGTCTGGCGGGTGCGGCGACCGGACTTGAAGAGGCGCAAGCCGAGCAGGTCCTGGCCACGCAGCGTGCTGTATTGAGCGACTATCTGCAGCAACTTGAAGTGGCGCGCAACGCGCTGGCCATTATCTTCGATCAGGCGCCCGAGCATCGGTTTGCAGAACTTGTGCAATTACCTTCGGCGACGTTGGCGAGTGTGCCGGCAGGCTTGCCGGCTGATCTGGTTGATCGACGCCCGGATCTGCAGGCGGCTGAATGGCGATTACGCCAGGCGCTGTCGAACTATGACGCAACGCGTGCCAGTTTCTATCCTTCGTTCACGCTGACGGGCGGTCTGACGACTGGCGGTAGTCGAGAGTTGAGCCAAGTGCTCAATAACCCTGTCGGTCTATTGGGTGTAGGTATCAGTCTGCCGTTTGTGCAATGGAATGTTCGCAAGTACACAGTGGGTATATCGGCGGTGGACTATGAGGCGGCGATAATCGATTTTCGCCAGAGCCTTTATATCGCTCTGGCGGAAGTTGAAAATGCGCTGTCGGCGCAAGTGCAGTTTGCTGATCAGGGGGTACGGCGAGAGCAAGCTCTGGTCGCCGCAATGAAAGCCGAAGGGTTGGCCGAAATTCGTTATCGCAGCGGGCAAACGGGTATCAAGGAGTGGCTGGATCTACAAGAGAGCCGTCGTGCCGCGCAAATTTCGCTGGCGCAGAATCGCTTCGAGCGACTGAAGGCACAAATGGGGTTGTACCTGGCGCTGGGCGGAGGCTTCGCGCGTTAA
- a CDS encoding ribonucleoside-diphosphate reductase subunit alpha: MQTDTTRENPQGTLPQAADSTSDLAATAPGQLRVIKRNGTVVPYTDDKITVAITKAFLAVEGGTAAASSRIHDTVARLTEQVTATFKRRMPSGGTIHIEEIQDQVELALMRAGEQKVARDYVIYRDGRSKERAAHAPAEEAVNAHPSIRITRADGSLAPLDMGRLNTIVTEACEGLAEVDGDLIQRETLKNLYDGVALTDVNTALVMTARTLVEREPNYSFVTARLLMDTLRAEGLGFLGVAESATHHEMVDLYAKALPAYIAKGIEFELLNPVLASFDLEKLGKAINHERDQQFTYLGLQTLYDRYFIHKDGVRFELPQIFFMRVAMGLAIEEKNKEDRAIEFYNLLSSFDYMSSTPTLFNAGTLRPQLSSCYLTTVPDDLSGIYHAIHDNAMLSKFAGGLGNDWTPVRALGSYIKGTNGKSQGVVPFLKVVNDTAVAVNQGGKRKGAVCAYLETWHMDIEEFIELRKNTGDDRRRTHDMNTANWIPDLFMKRVFDDGKWTLFSPSEVPDLHDLTGKAFEERYEYYEALTEYPGKVKLFKTIQAKDLWRKMLSMLFETGHPWLTFKDPCNLRSPQQHVGVVHSSNLCTEITLNTNKDEIAVCNLGSINLPNHIVNGKLDTAKLERTVNTAVRMLDNVIDINYYSVPQAKNSNFKHRPVGLGIMGFQDALYLQHIPYGSDAAVEFADKSMEAVSYYAIQASCDLADERGAYETFQGSLWSKGILPLDSQQILIEQRGQKYIDVDLNESLDWAPVRARVQKGIRNSNIMAIAPTATIANITGVSQSIEPTYQNLYVKSNLSGEFTVINPYLVRDLKARGLWDSVMINDLKYYDGSVQQIERIPQELKELYATAFEVDTKWIVDAASRRQKWIDQAQSLNLYIAGASGKKLDVTYRMAWYRGLKTTYYLRALAATSTEKSTINTGKLNAVSSGGNHGDDSVLAAPAGPAPVPKACAIDEPDCEACQ; the protein is encoded by the coding sequence ATGCAAACCGACACAACTCGCGAGAACCCGCAGGGAACCTTGCCGCAGGCCGCCGATTCGACTTCGGATCTGGCAGCCACCGCGCCTGGTCAACTGCGCGTGATCAAGCGTAATGGCACTGTCGTTCCTTACACCGATGACAAGATCACCGTCGCTATCACCAAAGCGTTTCTCGCAGTTGAGGGCGGCACTGCTGCCGCTTCGTCGCGAATCCACGACACTGTTGCGCGCCTGACCGAACAAGTCACCGCGACCTTCAAGCGTCGCATGCCATCGGGCGGCACCATCCACATCGAAGAAATCCAGGACCAGGTTGAACTGGCCCTGATGCGTGCCGGCGAGCAGAAAGTGGCGCGCGACTACGTGATCTATCGTGACGGTCGTTCGAAAGAACGCGCTGCCCACGCCCCGGCGGAAGAAGCGGTCAACGCTCACCCGTCGATCCGCATCACCCGCGCTGATGGCAGCCTGGCGCCGCTGGACATGGGCCGCCTGAACACCATCGTCACCGAAGCGTGCGAAGGCCTGGCCGAAGTCGACGGCGACCTGATCCAACGCGAAACCCTGAAAAACCTCTACGACGGCGTAGCGCTGACCGACGTCAACACCGCTCTGGTGATGACCGCCCGTACGCTGGTCGAGCGCGAGCCGAACTACTCGTTCGTGACCGCCCGCCTGCTGATGGACACCCTGCGTGCCGAAGGCCTGGGCTTCCTCGGTGTGGCCGAAAGCGCCACTCACCACGAAATGGTCGACCTGTACGCCAAGGCGCTGCCGGCCTACATCGCCAAAGGTATCGAGTTCGAACTGCTGAACCCTGTGCTGGCCTCCTTCGACCTGGAAAAACTGGGCAAGGCGATCAACCACGAGCGCGATCAGCAATTCACCTACCTGGGCCTGCAGACCCTGTACGACCGTTACTTCATCCACAAGGATGGCGTGCGTTTCGAACTGCCGCAGATCTTCTTCATGCGCGTGGCCATGGGCCTGGCGATCGAAGAGAAGAACAAAGAAGACCGTGCGATCGAGTTCTACAACCTGCTGTCGTCCTTCGACTACATGTCGTCGACGCCAACACTGTTCAACGCCGGTACTCTGCGTCCACAGCTGTCGAGCTGCTACCTGACCACCGTGCCGGATGACCTGTCGGGCATCTACCACGCGATCCACGACAACGCCATGTTGTCGAAATTCGCTGGTGGCCTGGGCAACGACTGGACGCCGGTGCGTGCACTGGGTTCGTACATCAAGGGCACCAACGGCAAGTCGCAAGGCGTGGTTCCGTTCCTGAAAGTGGTGAACGACACCGCGGTAGCCGTTAACCAGGGTGGCAAGCGCAAAGGCGCTGTCTGTGCTTACCTGGAAACCTGGCACATGGACATCGAAGAGTTCATCGAGCTGCGCAAGAACACCGGTGATGATCGTCGTCGTACCCACGACATGAACACCGCCAACTGGATCCCTGACCTGTTCATGAAGCGTGTCTTCGATGACGGCAAGTGGACCCTGTTCTCGCCATCCGAAGTTCCGGACCTGCACGACCTGACCGGTAAAGCCTTCGAAGAGCGCTACGAGTACTACGAAGCCCTGACCGAATACCCGGGCAAGGTCAAACTGTTCAAGACCATCCAGGCCAAAGACCTGTGGCGCAAAATGCTCTCCATGCTGTTTGAAACCGGCCACCCTTGGCTGACTTTCAAAGACCCGTGCAACCTGCGCAGCCCGCAGCAGCACGTCGGCGTGGTTCACAGCTCGAACCTGTGCACCGAAATCACCTTGAACACCAACAAGGACGAGATCGCCGTTTGCAACCTGGGCTCGATCAACTTGCCGAACCACATCGTCAACGGCAAGCTGGACACCGCCAAGCTGGAACGCACCGTGAACACCGCAGTACGCATGCTCGATAACGTTATCGACATCAACTACTACTCGGTGCCACAAGCGAAGAACTCCAACTTCAAGCACCGTCCGGTCGGTCTGGGCATCATGGGCTTCCAGGACGCGCTGTACCTGCAGCACATCCCTTACGGTTCCGACGCTGCCGTCGAGTTCGCCGACAAGTCGATGGAAGCGGTCAGCTACTACGCGATCCAGGCTTCCTGCGACCTGGCTGATGAGCGCGGTGCCTACGAGACGTTCCAGGGCTCGCTGTGGTCCAAAGGCATCCTGCCGCTGGATTCGCAACAGATCCTGATCGAGCAGCGTGGCCAGAAGTACATCGATGTCGACCTGAACGAATCCCTCGACTGGGCACCGGTTCGCGCCCGTGTACAGAAAGGCATTCGTAACTCGAACATCATGGCCATCGCACCGACCGCGACCATCGCCAACATCACTGGCGTATCGCAGTCGATCGAACCGACTTATCAGAACCTGTATGTGAAATCGAACCTGTCGGGCGAATTCACCGTGATCAACCCGTACCTGGTTCGCGACCTCAAGGCTCGCGGCCTGTGGGACTCGGTCATGATCAACGACCTGAAGTACTACGACGGTTCGGTTCAGCAGATCGAGCGCATCCCGCAAGAACTCAAAGAGCTCTACGCGACCGCGTTCGAAGTGGACACCAAGTGGATCGTTGACGCGGCCAGCCGTCGTCAGAAGTGGATCGACCAGGCCCAATCGCTGAACCTGTACATCGCTGGTGCATCGGGCAAGAAGCTCGACGTGACCTACCGCATGGCCTGGTACCGTGGTCTGAAAACCACTTACTACCTCCGTGCCCTGGCCGCGACCAGCACCGAGAAGTCGACCATCAACACCGGCAAGCTGAATGCTGTTTCCAGCGGCGGCAACCACGGCGACGATTCGGTTCTGGCAGCACCTGCCGGTCCGGCGCCAGTGCCAAAGGCTTGCGCGATTGACGAGCCGGATTGCGAAGCTTGCCAATAA
- a CDS encoding ATP-binding protein, whose product MIRSLRVRLMLAATTLAVLFMLALLPAMQGAFSLALQDSIEQRLASDVTTLISAARIENGRLVMPNQLPDERFNLTDFRLLGYIYDREGHLVWRSKATQEEQINYKPRYDGLGNEFARIREVNGQEFFVYDVEVKLLGGKSAAFSIVALQPVREYETTLEGLRENLYLGFGAALLVLLALLWIGLTWGLKALRQLSQELDEIEGGTRESLTEQHPRELLRLTGSLNRLLLSERQQRSRYRDSLDDLAHSLKTPLAVLQGVSEDMAQRPEDRDQAWVLQSQIERMSQQISYQLQRASLRKSGLVRHQVRLQPVLKSLCDTLDKVYRDKRVRVAFDLPEHCYVPIEQGALLEMMGNLLENAYRLCLGEVRISVRESLAGIELCIEDDGPGVPPDQRARILERGERLDAQHPGQGIGLAVVKDIIESYSAKLALGDSPMGGAAFRIHFPAV is encoded by the coding sequence TTGATTCGTTCGCTACGCGTTCGGCTGATGCTCGCCGCCACCACGTTGGCGGTGTTGTTCATGCTCGCCTTGCTCCCGGCGATGCAGGGCGCGTTCAGCCTCGCGTTGCAGGACTCGATCGAACAGCGGCTGGCCTCGGACGTCACCACGCTGATCTCTGCCGCACGTATAGAAAACGGCCGGCTGGTGATGCCCAATCAGTTGCCGGATGAGCGTTTCAACCTCACTGACTTTCGCCTGCTCGGCTACATCTACGACCGTGAAGGGCATCTGGTCTGGCGCTCGAAAGCCACCCAGGAAGAGCAGATCAATTACAAACCGCGCTACGACGGCCTCGGCAACGAGTTCGCGCGGATCCGCGAGGTCAACGGTCAAGAATTCTTCGTTTACGACGTTGAAGTCAAACTGCTTGGCGGCAAAAGCGCGGCATTCAGCATCGTCGCCCTGCAACCGGTGCGCGAGTACGAAACCACCCTCGAAGGCCTGCGCGAAAACCTCTACCTCGGGTTTGGCGCAGCTTTGCTGGTGTTGCTGGCGCTGTTGTGGATCGGCCTGACCTGGGGCCTCAAGGCCTTGCGCCAACTCAGTCAGGAACTCGACGAAATCGAAGGTGGCACCCGCGAAAGCCTCACCGAACAACACCCGCGTGAACTGCTGCGCCTGACCGGCTCGCTCAACCGTTTGCTGCTTAGCGAACGCCAGCAGCGCAGCCGTTATCGCGACTCGCTCGATGATCTGGCGCACAGCCTGAAAACCCCGTTGGCGGTGTTGCAAGGCGTCAGTGAAGACATGGCCCAGCGCCCCGAAGACCGCGATCAGGCGTGGGTGCTGCAAAGTCAGATCGAGCGCATGAGCCAGCAGATCAGCTATCAACTGCAACGCGCCAGCTTGCGTAAAAGTGGTCTGGTGCGCCATCAGGTGCGTTTGCAACCGGTGCTGAAAAGCCTCTGTGACACGCTGGACAAGGTCTACCGCGACAAACGTGTGCGCGTGGCGTTTGATCTGCCCGAGCATTGCTATGTGCCGATCGAGCAGGGCGCCTTGCTGGAGATGATGGGCAACCTGCTGGAAAACGCCTATCGCCTGTGTCTGGGTGAAGTGCGCATCAGCGTGCGTGAATCTCTGGCCGGGATTGAGCTGTGCATCGAAGACGACGGCCCAGGCGTGCCGCCGGATCAGCGCGCGCGGATTCTGGAGCGCGGCGAACGGCTGGATGCCCAGCATCCGGGACAGGGGATCGGGTTGGCGGTAGTCAAGGACATCATCGAAAGTTACAGCGCCAAACTGGCGCTGGGGGATTCACCGATGGGCGGGGCGGCGTTCCGGATTCATTTTCCTGCGGTTTAG
- a CDS encoding response regulator transcription factor produces MKLLVVEDEALLRHHLQTRLTESGHVVESVANAEEALYQTGQFNFDLAVIDLGLPGMGGLDLIRQLRSGGKTFPILILTARGNWQDKVEGLAAGADDYVVKPFQFEELDARLNALLRRSSGFTQSTIVAGPLLLDLNRKQATLDEQPLALTAYEYRILEYLMRHHQQVVPKDRLMEQLYPDDDERDPNVIEVLVGRLRRKLEGPAGFKPIDTVRGLGYLFNERCT; encoded by the coding sequence ATGAAACTGTTGGTCGTCGAAGATGAAGCGCTGTTGCGCCATCACCTGCAAACCCGCCTGACGGAAAGCGGTCACGTGGTCGAGTCCGTGGCCAATGCCGAAGAAGCGCTGTACCAGACCGGGCAGTTCAACTTTGACCTGGCGGTGATCGATCTTGGCTTGCCGGGCATGGGCGGCCTCGACCTGATTCGCCAACTGCGCTCGGGCGGCAAGACCTTCCCGATCCTGATCCTCACCGCGCGCGGCAACTGGCAGGACAAGGTCGAAGGCCTCGCCGCCGGTGCCGATGATTATGTGGTCAAGCCGTTCCAGTTCGAAGAACTCGACGCGCGCCTGAATGCCTTGCTGCGCCGCTCCAGCGGTTTCACCCAGTCGACCATCGTCGCCGGCCCGCTGCTGCTCGACCTCAATCGCAAACAGGCGACGCTCGACGAGCAACCGCTGGCGCTGACCGCCTACGAATACCGCATCCTCGAATACCTCATGCGTCACCACCAGCAAGTGGTGCCCAAGGATCGCTTGATGGAGCAGCTCTACCCGGACGACGACGAGCGCGATCCAAACGTCATCGAAGTGTTGGTCGGGCGTCTGCGCCGCAAGCTCGAAGGTCCGGCCGGGTTCAAACCGATCGACACCGTGCGCGGTCTCGGTTATCTGTTCAATGAGCGCTGCACTTGA
- a CDS encoding response regulator codes for MEQQAFQVLIVEDDQRLAELTRDYLQANGLRVDIEGNGALAAARIIKEQPDLVVLDLMLPGEDGLSICRKVRNQFDGPILMLTARTDDADQIQGLDLGADDYVCKPVRPRLLLARIQALLRRSDSAEPVAEKSRRLQFGPLVVDNALREAWLSDTGIELTSAEFDLLWLLVSNAGRILSREEIFTALRGIGYDGQDRSIDVRISRIRPKIGDDPDHPRLIKTIRSKGYLFVPEACVDLSL; via the coding sequence GTGGAGCAACAAGCCTTTCAGGTTTTGATCGTCGAGGATGACCAGCGACTGGCCGAACTCACGCGCGACTACCTGCAAGCCAATGGACTGCGCGTCGACATTGAAGGCAACGGCGCGCTGGCGGCGGCACGCATCATCAAGGAACAACCGGATCTGGTGGTCCTCGACCTGATGTTGCCCGGTGAGGATGGCCTGAGCATTTGCCGCAAGGTGCGCAATCAATTCGACGGGCCGATCCTGATGCTCACCGCGCGCACCGACGATGCCGACCAGATTCAGGGCCTCGACCTCGGCGCCGACGATTACGTCTGCAAACCGGTGCGTCCACGATTGCTGCTGGCGCGAATTCAGGCGTTGCTGCGCCGCAGTGACAGCGCCGAGCCAGTCGCGGAAAAATCCCGCCGGTTGCAATTCGGCCCGTTGGTGGTCGACAACGCCTTGCGCGAAGCCTGGCTGAGCGACACCGGCATCGAGTTGACCAGCGCTGAATTCGACCTGCTCTGGCTGCTGGTGTCCAACGCCGGGCGGATTCTCTCGCGCGAAGAAATCTTCACCGCCCTGCGCGGCATTGGCTACGACGGCCAGGACCGCTCGATCGATGTACGCATCTCGCGGATCCGCCCGAAAATCGGTGACGACCCCGATCATCCGCGCCTGATCAAGACCATTCGCAGCAAAGGTTATCTGTTCGTCCCTGAAGCCTGCGTAGACCTGTCGCTGTGA
- a CDS encoding ATP-binding protein has translation MNSIFLRIYGGMCAALILVAVLGVLALNLLNQVRSEQYRERLAHGTFSLMAGNLQPMNETERHRALLVWERLLGIPLALKKISETDLDLSQRTRVQRGQALVEQTGPHAAKVYRMVSDKEQLVLTGEVQQISEQLARATIYLLADELVRVPVGEQPKRLAQIKEEKGFGFDLRLVTVNDADMDEDQSRRVAEGDTVMALGKGGDSIRVFAGMVGTPWVLEIGPLYQMNPYPPEWLVLIAALGLSLIGLIVYLLVRQLERRLRGLEAAATRIAKGSLETRVPARGADSVGRLASAFNGMAEHLQQLLAIQRELVRAVSHELRTPVARLRFGLEMIGSATTPQALEKYREGMDHDIEDLDKLVDEMLTYARLEQGSPALTFQRIDLDALVNQVIEELAPLRAEVTVQRGLCLSAADNDDAWVEAEPRYLHRALQNLVSNAMRHARSNVTVSYQVGQLRCRVDVEDDGPGVPEVAWERIFTPFLRLDDSRTRASGGHGLGLSIVRRIIHWHDGRAIIGKSKSLGGACFSLSWPRNQERR, from the coding sequence GTGAATTCGATCTTCCTGCGCATCTACGGCGGCATGTGCGCAGCGCTGATTCTGGTGGCGGTGCTCGGCGTCCTGGCGTTGAACCTGCTCAATCAGGTGCGCAGCGAGCAATACCGCGAGCGCTTGGCCCACGGCACGTTTTCGCTGATGGCGGGCAACCTGCAACCGATGAACGAGACCGAGCGCCATCGGGCGCTGCTGGTGTGGGAACGTCTGCTGGGGATTCCGCTGGCGCTGAAGAAAATTTCCGAGACCGATCTTGATCTGTCCCAGCGCACCCGCGTGCAGCGTGGTCAGGCGCTGGTCGAGCAGACCGGGCCGCACGCGGCCAAGGTCTATCGAATGGTCAGCGACAAGGAACAACTTGTGCTCACGGGCGAGGTGCAGCAGATCAGTGAGCAGTTGGCCCGCGCGACTATTTATCTGCTGGCCGATGAACTGGTGCGCGTGCCGGTCGGCGAACAGCCGAAACGTCTTGCGCAGATAAAGGAAGAAAAAGGCTTTGGTTTTGACCTGCGGCTGGTCACGGTGAACGATGCCGACATGGACGAAGACCAGAGCCGTCGCGTGGCAGAAGGCGACACGGTGATGGCGTTGGGCAAGGGCGGCGACTCGATCCGCGTGTTTGCCGGCATGGTCGGCACGCCGTGGGTGCTTGAGATCGGCCCGCTGTACCAGATGAATCCGTACCCGCCGGAATGGCTGGTGCTGATTGCTGCGCTGGGGCTGAGCTTGATCGGCCTGATCGTTTATCTGTTGGTGCGCCAGCTCGAGCGACGTTTGCGCGGCCTCGAAGCGGCGGCCACGCGGATCGCCAAAGGCAGTCTGGAAACCCGTGTGCCGGCGCGCGGTGCCGACTCGGTCGGGCGTCTGGCCTCGGCGTTCAATGGCATGGCCGAACACTTGCAGCAGTTGCTGGCGATCCAGCGTGAACTGGTGCGCGCGGTGTCCCATGAATTGCGCACACCGGTGGCGCGTCTGCGTTTCGGCCTGGAGATGATCGGCTCGGCGACCACCCCGCAAGCGCTGGAGAAGTACCGCGAGGGCATGGATCACGACATCGAAGACCTCGATAAACTGGTCGACGAAATGCTCACCTATGCGCGACTGGAGCAGGGCTCGCCGGCGCTGACGTTCCAGCGGATTGATCTGGATGCGCTGGTCAATCAGGTGATCGAAGAGCTGGCGCCGTTGCGCGCCGAGGTCACGGTGCAGCGCGGTTTGTGTTTGTCTGCCGCGGATAACGACGATGCCTGGGTCGAAGCCGAGCCGCGTTATCTGCACCGGGCGTTGCAGAACCTGGTGAGCAACGCGATGCGTCATGCGCGCTCGAACGTGACGGTGAGTTATCAGGTCGGGCAGTTGCGCTGCCGGGTCGATGTTGAAGATGACGGCCCGGGTGTGCCTGAGGTGGCGTGGGAACGGATCTTTACGCCGTTTCTGCGTCTGGATGACAGCCGCACTCGAGCGTCGGGCGGGCATGGTCTGGGGTTGTCGATTGTGCGGCGGATCATTCACTGGCATGACGGCCGGGCGATCATTGGCAAGAGCAAGAGTTTGGGGGGGGCGTGTTTTAGTTTGAGTTGGCCGCGGAATCAGGAGCGCCGTTGA
- a CDS encoding 4'-phosphopantetheinyl transferase family protein codes for MNLTPALPACCTALDSHWPLPTVLPDTVLLSTYFDPAQLLGDDFRRSAIEPPPSIQRSVAKRQAEFLAGRICARAALQQLEGSSVVPAIGEDRAPVWPSHICGSITHSSGRAAAIVANKQHWRGLGMDLENILGSERAERLAGEILTPAEMQRMAAGSPEQLALCVTLTFSVKESLFKALYPIVQQRFYFEHAEVLEWTEAGEVRLRLLTDLSAQWCSGTELDAQFGVRDGQLLSLVSIKA; via the coding sequence ATGAATCTCACCCCCGCCCTGCCCGCCTGCTGCACCGCGCTCGACAGCCACTGGCCGTTGCCGACGGTGTTGCCTGATACCGTGCTGCTCAGCACCTACTTCGATCCGGCTCAATTGCTGGGCGATGACTTTCGCCGTAGCGCCATCGAGCCGCCGCCGAGCATTCAACGTTCGGTGGCCAAGCGACAGGCCGAGTTTCTCGCCGGACGTATCTGCGCCCGTGCAGCATTGCAACAACTGGAAGGTTCGAGCGTGGTGCCGGCGATCGGTGAAGATCGCGCGCCGGTCTGGCCATCGCACATCTGCGGCTCGATCACCCACAGCTCCGGGCGTGCGGCGGCGATTGTCGCAAACAAACAGCATTGGCGCGGTTTGGGTATGGACCTGGAGAATATTCTCGGCAGCGAGCGCGCCGAGCGTCTGGCCGGGGAAATTCTCACCCCGGCAGAAATGCAGCGCATGGCTGCCGGCTCGCCGGAGCAACTCGCACTTTGCGTGACGCTGACGTTTTCGGTGAAAGAGAGCTTGTTCAAGGCGCTGTACCCGATTGTGCAGCAGCGCTTTTATTTCGAGCATGCTGAAGTGCTGGAGTGGACTGAGGCGGGTGAGGTTCGGTTGCGGCTGCTGACGGATTTGTCTGCGCAGTGGTGCAGCGGGACGGAGCTGGATGCGCAGTTTGGGGTGCGGGATGGGCAGTTGTTGAGTTTGGTCAGCATTAAAGCCTGA